A segment of the Candidatus Lokiarchaeota archaeon genome:
TATTGCACTCATCATCGATTTATCCAGAAACGTTTTAGACCAGATGGAAACAATCAAACGTGAGCTAGACCGTGCGGGAATACGTCTCAACAGAGAACCTAGTGCTGTCAGAGTTGAACGGGTAGGAATGGGAGGGCTGCAGGTATACGGAGTCGATAAGTTTCACGGATCCAAGAAAGAAGTCTATGAATTCCTCCAGAAACGAAAAATACGTAATATGATAGTTAGATTCCAGAAAGAAGCAACACTGCAAGACTTGGAGGATGCCCTTGATGCGAGTGTTGCATACGTTCGAGCACTTATAATAGCAACCAAGGGTGATGCCCCAGGTTCCGAAGAGCAGTATGAATCTCTTCAAGAACACTATTCTGACAGATTTGAAATAGTTCCAATTTCCATAGCTGAAGATAAGAATATAGAGAAGATGAATTGGGCGCTATATGATAATCTGGATATTCTACGAGTTTACACGAAGATTCCAGGAAAGGACAGAGAAGACAAACCGATAGTCCTTCCAAAGGGATCGATAGTCGAGGACGCAGCGGAGAAAGTTCACAAGGAGCTTTTCGTAGAGAGATTTCGTGCTGCAGTTATTATTCGAAACGATGCCAAAGTTCAACGTCGACAGGTCGGCTTGAAGTATCCCCTCAACGATGGGGATATACTACAGTTAATGCATTCATAATTAGGTGGTGCCGTTATTGTGAGTGAATTCCCCAATATTATCGTGGTGCTTGTTGAGCCGGAGACACCGGGTAATGTGGGGTTCACCTCTAGAGTGCTTGCAAATTTTGGGGTATCTAAGCTTAGGATAGTAGGTGTGGATCCTCGATATGATGATGAAGCACAGATATTCGCAGTTAACGCAAAAGATGTCTTAGAATCAGCACAAATATACGAGACGCTAGATGCTGCTCTTGAAGACATCCATGAAGCGTGGGCAGCAACAGCTAGAATTGGAAAAAATCACAACGTGACGCGGGCTGCTGTTCCCTTGCCCGATATACCAAATCCGAAAACTCTCGATGCAAATGTTGCATTGGTATTTGGACGGGAAAGCAACGGATTGACAAATGATGAGGTTTCTCTTTGTGATTTGATATTCACAATTCCAGCTTCAGAGGAATACAATAGTCTGAATCTAAGTCATGCTGTCGCAGTGACACTGTATCACCTTTTCGAAAACTATGCTGAAGAAGAGCCTCCTGAGCCCAGTGATGCAAGACCTGCAACCAGACAGCAACGAGAAATCGTCAACAGGTTTTTCGAAAA
Coding sequences within it:
- a CDS encoding TrmJ/YjtD family RNA methyltransferase encodes the protein MVSEFPNIIVVLVEPETPGNVGFTSRVLANFGVSKLRIVGVDPRYDDEAQIFAVNAKDVLESAQIYETLDAALEDIHEAWAATARIGKNHNVTRAAVPLPDIPNPKTLDANVALVFGRESNGLTNDEVSLCDLIFTIPASEEYNSLNLSHAVAVTLYHLFENYAEEEPPEPSDARPATRQQREIVNRFFEKAIDCVDIQDYRRPIAKQVFRNLLGRAYMTGREVATLTGIIRKFKELACDSEPED
- a CDS encoding TGS domain-containing protein, translated to MPTNVSPEFDAQRKVYEEETNLEQKIKELEKLISLLPRHKGAENMRGHYRRKLAKLKEELQKKREQEKLRRSGRAEEGAVRKEGAGQVCLLGMANSGKSSIINAVTNAEFDIADYPYTTPKPTPAMLKLEDINIQLVELPGVFKGSYDSDMGRKSLSVARNADCIALIIDLSRNVLDQMETIKRELDRAGIRLNREPSAVRVERVGMGGLQVYGVDKFHGSKKEVYEFLQKRKIRNMIVRFQKEATLQDLEDALDASVAYVRALIIATKGDAPGSEEQYESLQEHYSDRFEIVPISIAEDKNIEKMNWALYDNLDILRVYTKIPGKDREDKPIVLPKGSIVEDAAEKVHKELFVERFRAAVIIRNDAKVQRRQVGLKYPLNDGDILQLMHS